In a single window of the Vicingaceae bacterium genome:
- a CDS encoding RNA pseudouridine synthase, with amino-acid sequence MKNISLKDRIIYEDNHLLVINKLPGELVQADAAGNTSLEDMLKEYIRHRDKKPGNVYLNAAHRIDRPVSGLVLFCKTSKSLARINVMLQSREIRKIYWAVVENTPPKPEDTLIHFLKRDGKKNKTYVFSHPTGNAKKAILHYKLLKKFERYSWLEIILETGRHHQIRAQLSAAGLPIKGDLKYGSKRSNKDGSICLHAASLEFIHPIKKERFYLEAIPLSEESIWNHCIPEKRYV; translated from the coding sequence ATGAAAAATATTTCTTTAAAAGACCGAATAATATACGAAGACAATCATTTGCTGGTAATAAATAAATTACCCGGTGAACTTGTTCAAGCAGATGCAGCCGGCAACACGTCTCTTGAAGATATGCTCAAAGAATATATCCGGCATCGGGACAAAAAACCGGGCAATGTTTATTTGAATGCAGCCCACAGGATTGACAGGCCTGTTTCGGGTCTCGTTTTGTTTTGCAAAACTTCCAAATCATTGGCACGTATCAACGTGATGTTGCAAAGCCGTGAAATACGAAAGATTTATTGGGCTGTGGTTGAAAATACCCCTCCAAAACCGGAGGATACCTTAATTCATTTTTTAAAACGTGATGGGAAAAAAAACAAAACATACGTTTTTTCCCATCCAACAGGCAATGCAAAAAAAGCCATCTTACACTATAAATTGTTAAAAAAATTTGAACGTTATTCATGGTTGGAAATAATTTTAGAAACCGGACGACATCATCAAATCCGGGCTCAATTATCGGCCGCGGGTTTACCCATCAAAGGCGATTTAAAATATGGCTCCAAGCGAAGCAATAAAGATGGCTCCATATGCTTGCATGCTGCAAGCTTGGAGTTTATCCACCCCATTAAGAAAGAAAGGTTCTATCTGGAAGCAATTCCATTAAGTGAAGAAAGCATATGGAATCATTGCATACCGGAGAAACGTTATGTTTAA